One window from the genome of Diceros bicornis minor isolate mBicDic1 chromosome 1, mDicBic1.mat.cur, whole genome shotgun sequence encodes:
- the TMEM167A gene encoding protein kish-A isoform X4, with protein sequence MSAIFNFQSLLTVILLLICTCAYIRSLAPSLLDRNKTGLLGIFWKCARIGERKSPYVAICCIVMAFSILFIQ encoded by the exons tctGCCATTTTCAATTTTCAGAGTCTGTTGACTGTGATCTTGCTGCTTATATGTACCTGTGCTTATATCCGATCCTTGGCACCCAGCCTCCTGGACAGAAATAAAACTGG ATTGTTGGGTATATTTTGGAAGTGTGCCAGAATTG GTGAACGGAAGAGTCCTTATGTTGCAATATGCTGTATAGTGATGGCCTTCAGCATCCTCTTCATACAGTAG